Proteins encoded in a region of the Zunongwangia endophytica genome:
- a CDS encoding RagB/SusD family nutrient uptake outer membrane protein, which produces MKNSKKIITISVHYYLILFISLSLSSCSDDILDEDPPHLITTGTLYTSLDGFEAGLNGIYATVRDERNEESMSLAFKGGTDNLVTNHKSSDGLNFIWQHWGDANNAMVNDYAIEFKRLYSIINSANSIINQAEDKKDIDWKDDGNKNRVIAHAKAMRAWAYRNLTYGWGDVPINLEESKGSNIKTDWERTPVKTVRKQIISDFLYAEKYIEKRPALNGRITKGAVQHYLSEMYLTLKKPDSALYWANKVIESPEYSLITERYGVNKDKPGVPFMDMFYEGNENWTQGNTEALWVWQYAINTIGGGSSRIRRGHVSRYSDWVIDGVRAFKNTYERGGRGRARQSLTKWALDLYEPNDDRGSQFAIRKYFILNDAAANAPYPADELPPGYAYGDTIYLNWEQDITPDNVAVKNWPFSRKVQGTDPNDVSTSSQYNDQICLRLANTYLLKAEAEYLLDKPGDAAATINALRRRAHASEITVADLSIDFILDERSRELVLEEDRRWTLLRTDKLLERTKAHNKNGGQFISKRDLLYPIPQVVIDANITKKMQQNPGFE; this is translated from the coding sequence ATGAAAAATTCAAAAAAAATAATAACAATTTCAGTTCACTATTATCTCATTTTATTTATCAGTTTAAGCTTGAGTAGTTGCAGCGACGATATTTTAGATGAGGATCCTCCTCACTTAATTACTACTGGTACGCTTTATACTAGCTTAGATGGTTTTGAAGCTGGTTTAAATGGTATTTATGCTACCGTTAGAGATGAAAGAAACGAGGAGTCTATGTCGCTAGCATTTAAAGGAGGTACAGATAACTTAGTTACTAATCATAAATCTAGCGATGGCCTAAATTTTATTTGGCAACATTGGGGAGATGCTAATAATGCCATGGTTAATGATTATGCAATCGAGTTTAAACGATTATATAGTATAATAAATTCAGCAAATAGTATTATTAATCAAGCTGAAGATAAAAAGGATATTGATTGGAAAGATGATGGTAATAAGAATAGAGTTATAGCACATGCTAAAGCAATGAGAGCTTGGGCCTATAGAAATCTAACTTATGGCTGGGGAGACGTTCCTATTAATTTAGAAGAATCTAAAGGATCGAATATTAAAACGGATTGGGAAAGAACTCCTGTAAAGACTGTAAGAAAACAGATTATTTCAGATTTTTTGTATGCAGAAAAATATATAGAAAAGCGTCCTGCTTTAAATGGAAGAATTACTAAAGGTGCTGTTCAGCATTATTTATCAGAAATGTACCTTACCTTAAAAAAACCTGATAGTGCTTTGTATTGGGCTAATAAGGTAATAGAATCACCAGAATATTCATTAATTACAGAGCGTTACGGTGTAAACAAGGATAAGCCAGGAGTACCTTTTATGGATATGTTTTACGAAGGAAATGAAAATTGGACCCAAGGAAATACAGAGGCCTTATGGGTATGGCAATATGCAATTAACACAATAGGCGGAGGAAGTAGCCGAATCAGAAGAGGTCATGTAAGTAGGTATAGCGATTGGGTAATAGACGGTGTTCGTGCATTTAAAAATACTTATGAAAGAGGAGGAAGAGGAAGAGCAAGACAGTCTTTAACAAAATGGGCTTTAGATCTTTATGAGCCAAATGACGATCGAGGCTCGCAATTTGCGATCAGAAAATACTTTATTTTAAACGATGCAGCAGCAAATGCTCCTTACCCTGCAGATGAATTACCACCAGGATATGCTTACGGAGATACCATTTATTTAAATTGGGAGCAAGATATAACACCAGATAATGTGGCGGTTAAAAATTGGCCTTTTTCTCGAAAAGTACAAGGAACAGATCCTAATGATGTATCTACAAGTAGTCAATATAACGATCAGATTTGTTTAAGATTAGCAAACACTTATTTGCTTAAAGCTGAAGCAGAATATTTATTAGATAAACCCGGAGATGCAGCTGCAACTATAAATGCATTGCGTAGAAGAGCTCATGCTTCAGAAATTACAGTAGCAGATTTGAGTATAGATTTCATTCTTGATGAGCGTTCGCGAGAACTAGTTTTAGAAGAAGATAGAAGGTGGACACTTTTGCGTACCGATAAATTGTTAGAAAGAACTAAAGCTCATAATAAAAATGGTGGACAGTTTATTAGTAAAAGAGATCTTTTATACCCTATACCTCAGGTTGTAATCGATGCAAATATTACAAAAAAAATGCAGCAAAATCCAGGTTTTGAATAA
- the pafA gene encoding alkaline phosphatase PafA yields the protein MYSFKYLLKKYSYSFYFLFLISFHISAQNKNEKPKLVVGIVVDQMREEYLYRYYDKFQDNGFKLLMKEGFMAKNTHYNYVPTKTAPGHASIYTGTTPRYHGIISNSWYHRETKRVMGNVEDESFETVGTLTPKTGKSPYQLIGTNITDELKISSQGKSKVISISLKDRGAILPGGHLADGAYWYDHESGHFITSTYYAKELPTWVQDYNALNKPDSLLKLGWETLLPIASYSESNGDMHSYEKGFPGIKRPTFPYDFKKLPKEKRYELLTRTPYGNTIVRELAEAALKNENMGQSSQTDFLAISFSSTDAVGHKFGPQSVEIEDVYLRLDNEIAALIHSLDQQVGRKNYTLFLTADHGGADTPQYLNETKIPTELSTDVSEKLEAKLLESYGKLQLIESYKDQQIYLNRDVLLKNNLNLKKISNEIRDYLYTIPGVAQVYTADDLRRLNYTDKIGSMVQLGYHNTRSGDIAVVYNPISWSGTMEFGTTHGSPYNYDTHVPLLWFGGTIKKGETVKRLNITAIAPTLAEVLHIKFPSACIGNPIIELFN from the coding sequence ATGTATAGTTTTAAATATTTGCTAAAAAAATATAGTTATAGTTTTTACTTTTTGTTTCTGATTAGCTTTCATATATCGGCTCAAAACAAGAATGAAAAGCCTAAACTAGTTGTAGGTATAGTAGTAGATCAAATGCGCGAAGAATACCTATATCGGTATTATGATAAATTTCAAGATAATGGCTTTAAGCTATTGATGAAAGAAGGTTTTATGGCCAAAAATACGCATTATAATTATGTACCTACCAAAACAGCACCGGGGCATGCTTCTATTTATACAGGTACAACTCCTCGATATCACGGAATTATATCTAATTCTTGGTACCATAGAGAAACTAAAAGAGTTATGGGAAATGTAGAAGACGAAAGCTTTGAAACCGTGGGAACACTAACTCCAAAAACTGGGAAATCTCCTTACCAATTAATAGGGACAAATATTACGGATGAGTTAAAAATTTCGTCTCAAGGAAAATCTAAAGTAATTAGTATTTCTTTAAAAGATCGTGGAGCTATTTTACCCGGAGGGCATTTGGCGGATGGGGCGTATTGGTATGATCATGAATCCGGTCATTTTATAACTAGTACCTATTATGCGAAAGAACTTCCTACTTGGGTACAAGATTATAATGCATTAAATAAACCAGATTCTTTATTAAAATTAGGGTGGGAGACTCTTTTACCTATAGCTTCTTATTCAGAAAGTAATGGCGATATGCATTCATATGAAAAGGGGTTTCCAGGAATAAAAAGACCAACTTTTCCTTACGATTTTAAAAAGCTTCCTAAAGAGAAGAGGTATGAATTATTAACAAGAACTCCATATGGTAATACTATCGTAAGAGAATTAGCGGAAGCTGCTCTAAAAAATGAAAATATGGGTCAATCTTCTCAAACCGATTTCTTAGCAATAAGTTTTTCTAGTACCGATGCGGTTGGACATAAATTTGGCCCACAATCGGTTGAAATAGAAGATGTTTATTTAAGATTAGATAATGAGATTGCTGCGTTAATTCATTCACTAGATCAACAAGTAGGTAGAAAAAACTATACACTATTTTTAACCGCAGATCATGGAGGTGCAGATACGCCGCAATATCTAAATGAAACAAAAATACCAACTGAGTTAAGCACAGATGTTTCTGAAAAATTAGAAGCAAAGTTGTTGGAAAGTTATGGAAAACTTCAGCTTATCGAGAGCTATAAAGATCAACAGATTTACTTAAATCGAGATGTCTTATTAAAAAATAATTTAAATCTTAAAAAAATTTCAAATGAAATTAGGGATTATCTATATACTATTCCAGGAGTGGCACAAGTATATACCGCAGATGATTTAAGACGTTTAAACTATACTGATAAAATAGGATCTATGGTTCAATTGGGATATCATAATACGCGCTCTGGTGATATTGCTGTGGTTTATAATCCTATATCTTGGTCTGGAACTATGGAATTTGGAACTACACATGGTTCTCCTTATAATTACGATACTCATGTCCCTTTATTATGGTTTGGCGGTACTATAAAAAAAGGAGAAACAGTTAAACGGCTAAATATAACAGCTATAGCGCCAACTCTTGCAGAGGTGTTACATATTAAATTTCCTAGTGCTTGTATAGGCAATCCAATAATTGAACTTTTTAATTAA
- the rfbB gene encoding dTDP-glucose 4,6-dehydratase: MRHILITGGAGFIGSNFIIYFLKNNPKSNIINLDALTYAGSLENLKEIESHPRHIFIEGDICDRELIENLFRKYDIKDVIHLAAESHVDNSISNPDAFMQTNIMGTFNLIDVAKKYWMEAPGIYKSNYKNARFHHVSTDEVYGTLGEKGLFHENTTYAPNSPYSASKASSDFIVRSYHHTYGMNVVTTNCSNNYGPKQHDEKLIPVIIRKALAGEEIPIYGNGKNIRDWLYVLDHCKGIELAFKKGISGETYNIGGRNERTNIYIAEKICEILDNKMPSSSKKSYTEQISYVTDRAGHDYRYAIDATKIETELGWKASENFESGIELTVEWYLKKYAY, translated from the coding sequence ATGCGGCATATTCTTATCACAGGAGGAGCAGGTTTTATTGGTTCAAATTTTATAATTTATTTTTTAAAAAATAATCCTAAGAGTAATATTATTAATCTTGACGCTCTTACGTATGCCGGTAGTCTTGAAAATTTGAAAGAAATTGAATCTCATCCACGTCATATTTTTATTGAAGGAGATATTTGCGATAGAGAACTTATCGAAAATTTATTTAGAAAATATGATATTAAGGATGTGATTCATCTCGCAGCGGAGTCTCATGTCGATAACAGCATATCTAATCCCGATGCTTTTATGCAGACGAATATTATGGGGACATTCAATTTAATCGATGTTGCTAAGAAATATTGGATGGAAGCTCCCGGAATTTATAAATCAAACTATAAAAATGCAAGATTTCATCATGTATCTACAGATGAGGTTTATGGAACCTTAGGTGAGAAAGGATTGTTTCATGAAAATACTACTTATGCGCCTAATAGTCCTTATAGCGCTTCTAAAGCGTCTTCAGATTTTATAGTAAGAAGTTATCATCATACTTACGGAATGAACGTGGTAACCACTAATTGTTCCAACAATTATGGTCCTAAACAACACGACGAAAAACTTATTCCTGTAATAATTAGAAAGGCATTGGCTGGCGAAGAAATTCCTATTTATGGTAACGGAAAGAACATACGAGATTGGCTTTACGTTTTAGATCATTGTAAAGGGATAGAGCTGGCATTTAAGAAAGGTATTTCTGGAGAAACTTATAATATCGGCGGAAGAAATGAACGCACCAATATCTACATCGCAGAAAAAATATGTGAAATTTTGGATAATAAAATGCCTTCTTCATCTAAGAAAAGCTATACCGAACAAATTAGCTATGTAACCGATAGAGCCGGGCATGACTATCGTTATGCAATAGATGCCACAAAAATTGAAACGGAGCTTGGTTGGAAAGCAAGTGAAAATTTTGAAAGCGGAATTGAGCTCACTGTAGAATGGTACCTTAAAAAATATGCTTATTAA
- the rfbA gene encoding glucose-1-phosphate thymidylyltransferase RfbA gives MKGIILAGGSGTRLHPCTIAVSKQLMPIYDKPMIYYPLSTLMEAGIREILIISTPNDLPLFQKLLGNGEKYGCRFEYAVQEEPNGLAEAFIIGEEFIGKDKVALILGDNIFYGSGLAKLLQANNDPDGGIIYAYHVTDPQRYGVVEFDDDQKAISIEEKPLEPKSNFAVPGIYFYDNHVIEIAKNIKPSDRGELEITDINKEYLKQKKLNVSILDRGTAWLDTGTFHSLMQASQFVQVIEERQGLKIGAIEASAFKMGYITKAQFVELTEPFLKSGYSENLLKSI, from the coding sequence ATGAAAGGAATAATTCTAGCCGGAGGATCAGGAACAAGATTGCATCCCTGTACTATAGCAGTAAGTAAGCAATTGATGCCTATTTATGATAAGCCTATGATCTATTATCCATTATCGACATTAATGGAAGCAGGGATTCGTGAGATCTTAATAATAAGCACGCCAAATGATTTGCCCTTATTTCAAAAGTTACTTGGCAACGGTGAAAAATACGGGTGTAGATTTGAGTATGCGGTTCAGGAAGAACCAAATGGGTTAGCGGAAGCGTTTATAATTGGAGAAGAGTTTATAGGCAAGGATAAAGTAGCTTTAATTCTAGGTGATAATATTTTTTACGGATCAGGTTTAGCTAAATTACTTCAAGCAAATAACGATCCTGATGGTGGAATTATTTATGCATATCATGTTACCGATCCTCAGCGATATGGGGTGGTAGAATTTGATGATGATCAAAAAGCGATTTCTATAGAAGAAAAACCTCTAGAACCTAAATCGAATTTCGCCGTTCCTGGCATTTATTTTTATGATAATCACGTTATCGAAATAGCAAAGAATATAAAGCCTAGCGATCGAGGTGAGCTTGAAATTACAGATATAAATAAAGAATACCTAAAGCAGAAAAAACTAAATGTAAGTATTCTAGATCGTGGTACGGCATGGCTGGATACCGGTACATTTCATTCACTAATGCAGGCTTCTCAGTTTGTACAGGTTATTGAAGAGCGTCAGGGTTTAAAAATTGGTGCCATAGAAGCTTCAGCATTTAAAATGGGATATATTACAAAAGCACAATTTGTTGAATTAACAGAACCATTTCTTAAAAGTGGTTATAGTGAAAATCTTTTAAAAAGCATTTAA
- the rfbC gene encoding dTDP-4-dehydrorhamnose 3,5-epimerase, with amino-acid sequence MVVKETYIEGCFEITPKIIQDKRGYFFESFNKKKFQNKTGLEIDFVQDNQSFSEKGVLRGLHLQKGEDSQAKLVSVSKGKVLDVVVDVRPNSNTFGAIFSIVLSEENKKQLFVPRGCAHGFVVLSETALFYYKCDNFYNKEAETGIIYNDPKLNINWQLEDDELIISEKDKVLPSFTEFMEQQKTTT; translated from the coding sequence ATGGTTGTAAAAGAAACCTATATAGAAGGTTGTTTTGAAATTACACCAAAAATTATCCAAGATAAACGGGGCTATTTCTTTGAAAGCTTCAACAAGAAAAAATTTCAAAATAAAACGGGGCTGGAAATAGATTTTGTACAAGACAATCAATCCTTTTCAGAAAAAGGTGTTTTGCGCGGCCTACATCTTCAGAAGGGGGAAGATTCTCAGGCAAAACTAGTTTCAGTTTCTAAAGGAAAAGTACTTGATGTGGTCGTTGATGTTAGACCTAATAGCAACACTTTTGGAGCTATCTTTTCTATAGTTCTTTCCGAAGAAAATAAAAAACAACTATTTGTGCCGCGCGGTTGTGCCCATGGATTTGTGGTCCTTAGTGAAACCGCTCTTTTTTACTATAAATGCGATAATTTTTACAATAAAGAAGCGGAAACTGGTATTATCTATAATGATCCAAAGCTGAATATAAATTGGCAATTAGAGGATGATGAGCTTATAATTTCTGAAAAAGATAAAGTATTACCAAGCTTTACTGAATTTATGGAACAGCAAAAAACGACTACGTAA
- the rfbD gene encoding dTDP-4-dehydrorhamnose reductase: MVSILVTGASGQLGQSIKKISPRFPEFHFHFKDSSELNIGDKKALKTAFENQKIDYCINCAAYTQVDKAESDKEKANLINNEAISILSELCQEFKVTLIHISTDFVFEGTKNIPYTESDQTNPQSIYGKTKLAGEKAIHQNLEQYFIFRTSWLYSEFGHNFMKSMLKYGQEKKQLSVVYDQVGTPTYAVDLAEFILKIISSKSNQYGIYNYSNEGIASWYDFAFNIFRISGIKIDLKPIKSEEYLTPAKRPSYSVLDKTKAKTIFQVEIPHWQDSLAKALQELN; the protein is encoded by the coding sequence ATGGTAAGTATTTTGGTAACAGGCGCAAGTGGCCAGTTAGGGCAGAGTATAAAAAAAATAAGTCCGCGATTTCCTGAATTTCATTTTCATTTTAAAGATTCTTCGGAGCTAAATATTGGTGATAAAAAAGCTCTTAAAACCGCTTTTGAAAATCAAAAAATAGATTATTGTATAAACTGCGCAGCTTATACGCAAGTAGATAAGGCAGAATCTGATAAAGAAAAGGCCAATTTGATCAATAATGAGGCAATTTCAATTTTGAGTGAATTATGTCAGGAATTTAAAGTTACTTTAATTCATATTTCCACAGACTTTGTATTTGAAGGCACAAAAAATATTCCTTATACTGAAAGCGATCAAACTAATCCTCAGAGTATTTACGGGAAAACTAAGCTAGCTGGAGAAAAAGCTATTCATCAAAATTTAGAGCAGTATTTTATTTTTCGAACGTCTTGGCTGTATTCAGAATTTGGTCATAATTTCATGAAATCTATGCTGAAATACGGTCAGGAAAAAAAACAGCTTTCTGTAGTTTACGATCAGGTAGGGACCCCAACGTACGCAGTAGATTTAGCGGAATTTATATTGAAAATAATAAGTTCTAAATCTAACCAATATGGGATTTATAATTATAGCAATGAAGGTATCGCAAGTTGGTATGATTTTGCGTTCAACATTTTTAGAATTTCAGGAATCAAGATCGATTTAAAACCAATAAAATCTGAAGAATATCTAACTCCCGCCAAACGCCCATCTTATAGCGTACTCGATAAGACCAAAGCAAAAACAATTTTTCAAGTTGAGATTCCACATTGGCAGGATTCTCTTGCTAAAGCTTTGCAAGAATTAAACTAA
- a CDS encoding Bax inhibitor-1/YccA family protein — protein MSSDSQITSTIHSEDQATYSDSQLKQGQAAYINKVFNWMALALLITGVTAFFAASSEQLMNLIFSNKLVFYGLLIGEVILVGYIGSNIQKLSTTTATALFILYSVLNGITLSFILLVFTSASIATTFFVTAGTFGAMSAYGYFTKRDLTSIGNLCFMALIGIIIASIVNIFFFSEILYWVITYAGVLIFVGLTAYDTQKIKRMYRAGMEDSDIGHNLALMGAIRLYLDFINMFLFLLRIFGNRK, from the coding sequence ATGAGTTCAGATTCTCAAATCACAAGTACTATTCATTCTGAAGATCAGGCAACTTACTCTGATTCTCAATTGAAACAAGGCCAGGCAGCTTACATTAATAAGGTGTTTAACTGGATGGCTTTAGCATTACTAATTACAGGAGTTACTGCTTTTTTTGCAGCCAGTAGCGAACAATTAATGAACTTAATTTTCTCTAACAAACTTGTCTTTTACGGTTTATTGATAGGTGAAGTTATTTTGGTAGGATATATAGGTTCTAATATTCAAAAGCTCTCGACCACAACTGCAACTGCCTTATTTATTCTGTATTCGGTCTTAAATGGAATAACTTTATCTTTCATTTTATTGGTATTTACCTCGGCCTCTATTGCTACAACATTTTTTGTAACAGCAGGAACTTTCGGTGCAATGAGTGCTTACGGTTATTTTACCAAAAGAGATCTTACAAGTATCGGTAATCTTTGCTTTATGGCTTTGATAGGTATTATTATCGCCTCGATCGTGAATATTTTCTTTTTTAGTGAAATACTATACTGGGTAATCACTTATGCAGGAGTTCTTATCTTTGTAGGTCTAACAGCCTATGATACACAAAAGATTAAAAGAATGTATCGCGCAGGTATGGAAGATTCTGATATCGGTCACAATCTTGCTCTTATGGGGGCAATTAGATTGTATCTTGATTTTATAAATATGTTTTTATTTCTACTTCGTATTTTTGGAAACAGAAAATAG
- the purB gene encoding adenylosuccinate lyase, with protein sequence MTSLNAISPIDGRYHSKTKSLSAYFSEEALIKYRVKVEVEYFIALCKLPLPQLKDVDESIFPELRALYENFASHDAQAIKEIEKTTNHDVKAVEYFLKEEFEKLGLENSKEFIHFGLTSQDINNTAVPLSLKDAIEEVYIPELDEILKKLKSLGNDWKDIPLLARTHGQPASPTRLGKEIEVFTVRIKEQKQLLEACSHAAKFGGATGNYNAHFVAYPDIDWKKFGTGFVENTLSLKHSFPTTQIEHYDHMAAIFDALKRINTILLDLDKDIWTYVSMDYFKQKIKAGEIGSSAMPHKVNPIDFENSEGNLGIANALFEHLSSKLPVSRLQRDLTDSTVLRNIGVPIGHTIIGFKSTLKGLNKLLLNEEKLNADLEANWAVVAEAIQTILRREGFKNPYETLKGLTRTNEKINKTSIANFIETLEVDAHIKEELKKITPQNYTGI encoded by the coding sequence ATGACATCGCTAAACGCAATTTCTCCTATAGATGGAAGATATCACTCTAAAACTAAGTCTCTGTCGGCTTATTTCAGTGAAGAGGCGCTTATAAAGTATCGTGTAAAAGTAGAAGTTGAATATTTTATTGCGCTTTGCAAATTACCGCTTCCGCAGTTAAAAGACGTAGATGAATCAATTTTTCCTGAACTTAGAGCTTTGTACGAGAATTTTGCTTCTCACGATGCTCAAGCTATCAAAGAAATTGAGAAAACGACCAATCATGATGTAAAGGCTGTAGAATATTTTCTGAAAGAAGAATTTGAAAAATTAGGTTTAGAAAACTCAAAGGAATTTATCCATTTTGGACTTACATCTCAGGACATAAACAATACTGCGGTACCGCTTTCTTTGAAGGATGCTATCGAGGAAGTTTATATCCCAGAATTAGATGAAATCCTGAAGAAATTGAAATCTCTAGGAAACGATTGGAAAGATATTCCACTTCTTGCTCGTACTCACGGTCAACCGGCATCGCCTACGCGTCTTGGTAAAGAAATTGAAGTGTTTACCGTTCGTATAAAAGAGCAAAAACAACTTTTAGAAGCTTGTAGCCACGCCGCCAAGTTTGGTGGTGCTACCGGAAATTATAATGCACATTTTGTTGCCTATCCTGATATTGACTGGAAAAAGTTCGGAACTGGTTTTGTTGAAAACACCTTGTCTTTAAAGCACTCGTTCCCTACTACGCAAATTGAACATTACGACCATATGGCCGCTATTTTCGATGCTTTAAAACGTATCAATACGATTCTACTAGATCTGGATAAAGATATCTGGACCTATGTTTCTATGGATTATTTTAAGCAAAAAATCAAAGCGGGAGAAATAGGAAGTTCTGCGATGCCGCATAAAGTAAACCCTATAGATTTTGAAAATAGTGAAGGGAATTTAGGAATTGCAAATGCACTTTTCGAACATTTATCTTCTAAATTACCGGTTAGTAGATTACAACGAGATCTTACGGACAGCACGGTTTTAAGAAATATTGGAGTTCCTATAGGTCATACGATTATAGGTTTTAAATCCACTTTAAAAGGTTTGAATAAATTATTGCTGAATGAAGAAAAGCTTAATGCCGATCTTGAAGCAAATTGGGCAGTTGTTGCTGAAGCCATACAAACTATTTTGAGACGTGAAGGTTTTAAAAATCCTTACGAAACATTAAAAGGGCTTACGAGAACCAATGAGAAAATCAACAAAACAAGCATTGCTAATTTTATTGAAACTCTAGAGGTTGACGCGCATATAAAAGAAGAACTTAAGAAAATTACTCCGCAAAATTATACCGGAATATAA
- a CDS encoding SIR2 family NAD-dependent protein deacylase: MKNLVVLTGAGISAESGIKTFRDEDGLWEGHDVMQVASPMGWKKNKELVLDFYNKRRRQLLSVQPNKAHLVLAELENDFNVEVITQNIDDLHERAGSSNVLHLHGELLKVRSTFDEDLLLDWKQDLNIGDFCEHNFQLRPHVVWFGEAVPMMEKAIQKVSNADIIAIVGTSMQVYPAAGLVDFAPPKTPMYFIDPKPNISENNYLSILAEKAVTGVPKLAKELREKFNR, from the coding sequence ATGAAAAACCTAGTTGTACTTACAGGAGCAGGAATTAGCGCCGAGAGCGGTATTAAAACCTTTAGAGATGAAGACGGTCTTTGGGAAGGCCACGATGTAATGCAAGTAGCGTCGCCCATGGGTTGGAAAAAAAATAAAGAATTGGTTCTTGATTTTTACAATAAGCGAAGAAGACAATTATTAAGCGTTCAACCAAATAAAGCGCATCTTGTACTGGCCGAATTAGAAAATGATTTTAATGTTGAAGTTATTACACAGAATATTGATGACTTGCATGAAAGGGCCGGCAGTTCTAATGTTTTGCATCTTCATGGTGAATTACTGAAAGTTCGAAGCACTTTTGATGAAGACCTCTTACTAGATTGGAAACAAGATCTTAATATTGGTGATTTTTGCGAACATAATTTTCAGTTACGACCGCATGTGGTATGGTTTGGAGAGGCGGTACCAATGATGGAAAAAGCGATACAAAAAGTTTCCAATGCCGACATTATTGCAATCGTCGGAACTTCGATGCAGGTTTATCCAGCCGCGGGACTTGTAGATTTTGCTCCACCAAAAACACCTATGTATTTTATCGATCCTAAACCCAATATTAGCGAAAATAATTACCTCTCTATTTTAGCCGAAAAAGCCGTGACCGGTGTACCGAAGCTGGCAAAAGAACTTCGAGAAAAATTTAATCGATGA
- a CDS encoding TrmH family RNA methyltransferase yields MEDPALLTYLENFLTDRRKSLINKVIAQRTNHITVATQDVFQLHNTSAVIRSCDVFGIQNAHVIEEKFPKRIDREIAMGAQKWVTINRHSSAQECISNLRANDYQIVATSPHSDSLHLQDFDISKKSALFFGTERHGLSDEILAEADCTLKIPMYGFTESLNISVSAAIILQTLAERMRAEGVSWELTEEEKSALKLEWLKNNLKNSTELISHFYSK; encoded by the coding sequence ATGGAAGACCCGGCATTACTTACGTATTTAGAAAATTTTCTTACCGATCGTAGAAAATCGCTTATTAATAAAGTGATAGCGCAACGAACTAATCATATTACGGTTGCTACCCAAGATGTTTTCCAGCTACATAATACCAGTGCGGTAATTCGAAGTTGTGATGTTTTTGGGATACAAAATGCACATGTGATCGAAGAAAAGTTCCCTAAACGCATTGACCGAGAAATCGCTATGGGAGCACAAAAATGGGTGACCATTAATCGGCATTCTTCAGCACAAGAATGTATTTCTAATCTTCGTGCGAACGATTATCAAATTGTTGCTACTAGTCCGCATAGTGATTCTTTACATCTTCAAGATTTCGATATTAGTAAAAAATCAGCTTTGTTTTTTGGAACCGAGCGTCATGGTTTGTCTGACGAGATTTTAGCGGAAGCCGACTGTACTTTGAAAATCCCAATGTATGGTTTTACTGAAAGTTTAAATATCTCGGTTTCAGCAGCGATCATACTGCAAACTTTGGCTGAAAGAATGAGAGCGGAAGGTGTTTCATGGGAATTAACAGAGGAAGAGAAAAGCGCTCTAAAGTTAGAATGGCTTAAAAATAACTTGAAAAATAGTACGGAGCTTATTTCTCATTTTTATTCAAAATAA
- a CDS encoding SRPBCC family protein, which yields MTLFFYVAIALITFVAFLHAWSKKDYDVSRTIVINRPKSDVYAFTRRLKNQTLWNSWYLKANSPQIKFKEADGKLGAISYWKGNDRIGEGTQKITKIKPGKVLETKILLVKPTNAIALAYFATKEIQPERTKMVFGVRGYLSFPFTVISIFYSMENRLGKEFEESLQNLKRELEK from the coding sequence ATGACCCTTTTTTTCTACGTAGCCATTGCGCTGATTACTTTCGTGGCCTTTCTTCATGCTTGGTCTAAAAAAGATTACGATGTAAGTAGAACGATTGTTATTAACCGACCAAAATCTGATGTTTACGCATTTACACGACGTTTAAAAAATCAAACACTTTGGAATTCATGGTACCTTAAAGCCAATAGTCCACAGATTAAATTTAAAGAAGCCGACGGAAAATTAGGTGCTATTAGTTACTGGAAGGGAAATGATAGGATAGGAGAAGGCACACAAAAAATTACTAAAATTAAGCCCGGCAAAGTTTTAGAAACTAAAATTTTGCTAGTAAAACCTACAAATGCGATTGCGCTAGCTTATTTTGCCACCAAAGAAATTCAGCCAGAAAGAACTAAAATGGTATTTGGAGTACGGGGATATTTGAGTTTTCCCTTTACGGTAATTTCAATATTCTATAGTATGGAAAATCGCTTAGGTAAAGAATTTGAAGAAAGTCTACAAAATCTGAAAAGAGAATTAGAAAAATAA